Proteins encoded in a region of the Magallana gigas chromosome 8, xbMagGiga1.1, whole genome shotgun sequence genome:
- the LOC105345401 gene encoding SH3 and PX domain-containing protein 2A isoform X6, which translates to MGVASIYRPSGPEFEHCRRKKKATFDTASKISEPRLGEQYRAIADYTKEDKWDLNLKAGTEVEVIEKTESGWWFVHVQDQQGWVPSTYLKRADGGKEELGERARPGEEEQYICTEDYFPSNPDEVTLDRGTVVEVIQKNLDGWWWVRQNGKEGWAPATYMMKAEKAHMERVARASGVQIVGKLEDISDLMQDEDGDDSWDDEPDPPPRPIRNYLSQKSRSLERGGSLRPPPRQNSIKNIKVDIKPPKVTKSQYVTIADFTDTVGDGISFSRGESVEVKEKTADGWWFVSIGGKEGWAPSTFIESKEMDAIPEDNHVCNVSNDAYSEVAIESSDDEDYEHPEATPAHTNAYEEVDYEVPVKSPGEGEKPRFSISELQNKLKPGFVNDRPSSAPPKQVDRRLMKNQNAAIKRPTSKPPPPPVAMATSNDSKTGPPPIDRSSLAAALKTRNGSKPSEEVSKPGLEAQSSNSSSDSDKKPILPPKLAVVPSSAGRKSPSPLTKQVPRERIHSDGGNNLAELLKAKFESRKTMVDESGNTEDANFNTYPKKSGVQISQLPISQTKSNPEFTDKSLTGKPAVLPKGDRLRNHLKPPNKNEGAQKRFSMQEESSELTNALQARLRRQSNVEVTTSQHYSAVEKPKKSFPTKPLIPEKTVSEDKKPMVPPKIMVKKTEGKENSVAAVPKSRFEPGSKGGWKKESTKPKSKPPVLAKPKKPTFPKEETKTVVPGENNNEPPVKSGFAKELASKLSSNIGGKQDTNAEVKPPIPKKSPIVQKVYSSKVENNVKEVTSMKSSVQAYKSMAKYEAEGNGEISFEEGVILEVLDKTDGWWLVRVGTSEGWAPVTYIAPCGVGDRPPSPVCDSGFTSPEEGSNSVTSVKYRTCAEFVPESETELGFKEGLVVEVLDASEDDWWYARVDGKEGWVPAEYLEEV; encoded by the exons GCTGGTGGTTTGTCCATGTTCAGGATCAGCAAGGATGGGTGCCCAGTACCTACCTCAAACGGGCCGACGGTGGCAAAGAGGAGCTCGGGGAGAGGGCAAGGCCGGGGGAAG AGGAGCAGTATATCTGCACTGAGGATTACTTTCCCTCCAACCCAGACGAGGTCACTCTAGACAGAGGAACAGTGGTGGAGGTCATTCAGAAAAACCTGGATGGCTGGTGGTGGGTCAG ACAAAACGGAAAAGAAGGATGGGCACCTGCCACGTACATGATGAAGGCAGAGAAAGCCCACATGGAGCGGGTTGCCCGGGCCTCTGGTGTACAGATAGTGGGCAAGCTGGAGGACATCAGCGACCTGATGCAGGACGAGGATGGAGATGATTCCTGGGACGATGAGCCAGACCCCCCACCCCGACCCATCAGAAACTACCTGTCCCAAAAATCACGGTCCCTGGAGAGGGGAGGGTCCCTTCGACCACCCCCTAGACAGAACTCTATTAAAAAT ATAAAAGTGGACATTAAACCTCCCAAGGTGACCAAGTCTCAGTATGTAACTATCGCTGATTTCACAGACACTGTGGGGGATGGCATCAGCTTCTCTAGAGGCGAAAGTGTGGag GTTAAAGAGAAGACGGCTGATGGATGGTGGTTTGTTAGTATTGGGGGTAAGGAAGGATGGGCCCCCTCCACCTTCATAGAGAGCAAGGAAATGGATGCTATACCAGAG GATAATCATGTATGTAATGTAAGCAATGATGCCTATTCAGAAGTGGCAATAGAAAGTAGCGATGACGAAGATTATGAACATCCTGAAGCCACTCCCGCCCATACAAATGCATACGAGGAGGTCGATTATGAGGTCCCAGTGAAAAGTCCAGGGGAGGGAGAAAAACCCAGATTTTCTATCTCTGAACTGCAGAATAAACTCAAACCAGGATTTGTCAATGATAGACCATCCTCTGCTCCACCAAAACAAGTAGATAGGAGATTGATGAAGAACCAGAATGCTGCCATTAAGCGACCCACTTCTAAACCACCACCTCCACCGGTTGCCATGGCGACCAGTAATGATAGCAAAACAGGCCCACCACCCATTGATCGATCTTCACTTGCAGCTGCATTGAAAACTAGGAATGGTTCCAAACCATCAGAGGAGGTCTCAAAGCCTGGGCTTGAGGCTCAGTCGTCCAATTCCAGTTCTGACTCAGACAAGAAGCCCATTCTTCCTCCAAAGCTAGCAGTTGTACCCAGCAGTGCTGGAAGAAAATCCCCAAGTCCATTGACAAAACAAGTGCCAAGGGAGAGAATACACAGTGATGGAGGGAATAATTTAGCTGAACTTCTGAAGGCAAAGTTTGAATCTCGAAAGACAATGGTAGATGAAAGTGGTAATACAGAGGATGCAAATTTTAACACTTACCCTAAAAAGTCAGGTGTACAAATTTCCCAGCTGCCAATTtcacaaacaaaatcaaatccaGAATTTACAGATAAATCTTTGACAGGAAAGCCAGCTGTACTGCCCAAAGGTGATAGACTAAGGAATCATCTTAAACCACCCAATAAGAATGAAGGGGCCCAGAAAAGATTCAGTATGCAGGAAGAAAGCTCAGAGTTGACTAATGCTTTACAAGCTAGGTTAAGGAGACAATCAAATGTAGAAGTGACTACATCACAACACTATAGTGCCGTGGAAAAACCAAAGAAATCATTTCCAACGAAGCCTTTGATTCCAGAAAAGACTGTTAGTGAGGATAAAAAGCCAATGGTTCCTCCTAAGATAATGGTGAAAAAGACTGAAGGAAAAGAGAATTCTGTGGCAGCAGTGCCAAAGTCAAGGTTTGAACCAGGATCAAAGGGAGGTTGGAAGAAAGAATCCACTAAACCGAAATCAAAACCACCAGTTCTGGCTAAACCTAAAAAACCAACCTTCCCTAAAGAAGAAACAAAAACTGTGGTTCCTGGGGAGAATAATAATGAGCCTCCAGTTAAATCTGGTTTTGCAAAAGAATTGGCTTCAAAACTTTCTTCCAACATTGGTGGGAAACAAGACACAAATGCTGAAGTTAAACCTCCAATTCCTAAAAAATCACCAATTGTTCAAAAAGTTTATAGTTCAAAGGTTGAAAACAATGTGAAAGAAGTGACATCTATGAAATCTTCTGTTCAAGCTTACAAATCCATGGCAAAATATGAAGCAGAAGGAAATGGAGAAATCTCATTTGAAGAAGGAGTTATACTGGAAGTGTTGGATAAAACAGATGGATGGTGGTTAGTGAGGGTGGGAACCAGTGAAGGCTGGGCACCAGTAACATACATTGCACCCTGTGGGGTGGGAGACAGACCACCCTCTCCTGTGTGTGACTCTGGATTTACCTCCCCTGAAGAGGGAAGCAACTCTGTGACGTCTGTGAAATATAGAACTTGTGCGGAGTTTGTACCCGAGAGCGAAACAGAGCTTGGCTTTAAAGAAGGCTTGGTGGTGGAAGTGCTGGACGCATCTGAAGATGACTGGTGGTATGCAAGGGTTGATGGGAAGGAAGGATGGGTACCTGCCGAGTATCTGGAGGAGGTGTGA
- the LOC105345401 gene encoding SH3 and PX domain-containing protein 2A isoform X4 gives MLTAVYRIKDSFSDTVTKIRSSWAVDSPSHFAQRKKKATFDTASKISEPRLGEQYRAIADYTKEDKWDLNLKAGTEVEVIEKTESGWWFVHVQDQQGWVPSTYLKRADGGKEELGERARPGEEEQYICTEDYFPSNPDEVTLDRGTVVEVIQKNLDGWWWVRQNGKEGWAPATYMMKAEKAHMERVARASGVQIVGKLEDISDLMQDEDGDDSWDDEPDPPPRPIRNYLSQKSRSLERGGSLRPPPRQNSIKNIKVDIKPPKVTKSQYVTIADFTDTVGDGISFSRGESVEVKEKTADGWWFVSIGGKEGWAPSTFIESKEMDAIPEDNHVCNVSNDAYSEVAIESSDDEDYEHPEATPAHTNAYEEVDYEVPVKSPGEGEKPRFSISELQNKLKPGFVNDRPSSAPPKQVDRRLMKNQNAAIKRPTSKPPPPPVAMATSNDSKTGPPPIDRSSLAAALKTRNGSKPSEEVSKPGLEAQSSNSSSDSDKKPILPPKLAVVPSSAGRKSPSPLTKQVPRERIHSDGGNNLAELLKAKFESRKTMVDESGNTEDANFNTYPKKSGVQISQLPISQTKSNPEFTDKSLTGKPAVLPKGDRLRNHLKPPNKNEGAQKRFSMQEESSELTNALQARLRRQSNVEVTTSQHYSAVEKPKKSFPTKPLIPEKTVSEDKKPMVPPKIMVKKTEGKENSVAAVPKSRFEPGSKGGWKKESTKPKSKPPVLAKPKKPTFPKEETKTVVPGENNNEPPVKSGFAKELASKLSSNIGGKQDTNAEVKPPIPKKSPIVQKVYSSKVENNVKEVTSMKSSVQAYKSMAKYEAEGNGEISFEEGVILEVLDKTDGWWLVRVGTSEGWAPVTYIAPCGVGDRPPSPVCDSGFTSPEEGSNSVTSVKYRTCAEFVPESETELGFKEGLVVEVLDASEDDWWYARVDGKEGWVPAEYLEEV, from the exons GCTGGTGGTTTGTCCATGTTCAGGATCAGCAAGGATGGGTGCCCAGTACCTACCTCAAACGGGCCGACGGTGGCAAAGAGGAGCTCGGGGAGAGGGCAAGGCCGGGGGAAG AGGAGCAGTATATCTGCACTGAGGATTACTTTCCCTCCAACCCAGACGAGGTCACTCTAGACAGAGGAACAGTGGTGGAGGTCATTCAGAAAAACCTGGATGGCTGGTGGTGGGTCAG ACAAAACGGAAAAGAAGGATGGGCACCTGCCACGTACATGATGAAGGCAGAGAAAGCCCACATGGAGCGGGTTGCCCGGGCCTCTGGTGTACAGATAGTGGGCAAGCTGGAGGACATCAGCGACCTGATGCAGGACGAGGATGGAGATGATTCCTGGGACGATGAGCCAGACCCCCCACCCCGACCCATCAGAAACTACCTGTCCCAAAAATCACGGTCCCTGGAGAGGGGAGGGTCCCTTCGACCACCCCCTAGACAGAACTCTATTAAAAAT ATAAAAGTGGACATTAAACCTCCCAAGGTGACCAAGTCTCAGTATGTAACTATCGCTGATTTCACAGACACTGTGGGGGATGGCATCAGCTTCTCTAGAGGCGAAAGTGTGGag GTTAAAGAGAAGACGGCTGATGGATGGTGGTTTGTTAGTATTGGGGGTAAGGAAGGATGGGCCCCCTCCACCTTCATAGAGAGCAAGGAAATGGATGCTATACCAGAG GATAATCATGTATGTAATGTAAGCAATGATGCCTATTCAGAAGTGGCAATAGAAAGTAGCGATGACGAAGATTATGAACATCCTGAAGCCACTCCCGCCCATACAAATGCATACGAGGAGGTCGATTATGAGGTCCCAGTGAAAAGTCCAGGGGAGGGAGAAAAACCCAGATTTTCTATCTCTGAACTGCAGAATAAACTCAAACCAGGATTTGTCAATGATAGACCATCCTCTGCTCCACCAAAACAAGTAGATAGGAGATTGATGAAGAACCAGAATGCTGCCATTAAGCGACCCACTTCTAAACCACCACCTCCACCGGTTGCCATGGCGACCAGTAATGATAGCAAAACAGGCCCACCACCCATTGATCGATCTTCACTTGCAGCTGCATTGAAAACTAGGAATGGTTCCAAACCATCAGAGGAGGTCTCAAAGCCTGGGCTTGAGGCTCAGTCGTCCAATTCCAGTTCTGACTCAGACAAGAAGCCCATTCTTCCTCCAAAGCTAGCAGTTGTACCCAGCAGTGCTGGAAGAAAATCCCCAAGTCCATTGACAAAACAAGTGCCAAGGGAGAGAATACACAGTGATGGAGGGAATAATTTAGCTGAACTTCTGAAGGCAAAGTTTGAATCTCGAAAGACAATGGTAGATGAAAGTGGTAATACAGAGGATGCAAATTTTAACACTTACCCTAAAAAGTCAGGTGTACAAATTTCCCAGCTGCCAATTtcacaaacaaaatcaaatccaGAATTTACAGATAAATCTTTGACAGGAAAGCCAGCTGTACTGCCCAAAGGTGATAGACTAAGGAATCATCTTAAACCACCCAATAAGAATGAAGGGGCCCAGAAAAGATTCAGTATGCAGGAAGAAAGCTCAGAGTTGACTAATGCTTTACAAGCTAGGTTAAGGAGACAATCAAATGTAGAAGTGACTACATCACAACACTATAGTGCCGTGGAAAAACCAAAGAAATCATTTCCAACGAAGCCTTTGATTCCAGAAAAGACTGTTAGTGAGGATAAAAAGCCAATGGTTCCTCCTAAGATAATGGTGAAAAAGACTGAAGGAAAAGAGAATTCTGTGGCAGCAGTGCCAAAGTCAAGGTTTGAACCAGGATCAAAGGGAGGTTGGAAGAAAGAATCCACTAAACCGAAATCAAAACCACCAGTTCTGGCTAAACCTAAAAAACCAACCTTCCCTAAAGAAGAAACAAAAACTGTGGTTCCTGGGGAGAATAATAATGAGCCTCCAGTTAAATCTGGTTTTGCAAAAGAATTGGCTTCAAAACTTTCTTCCAACATTGGTGGGAAACAAGACACAAATGCTGAAGTTAAACCTCCAATTCCTAAAAAATCACCAATTGTTCAAAAAGTTTATAGTTCAAAGGTTGAAAACAATGTGAAAGAAGTGACATCTATGAAATCTTCTGTTCAAGCTTACAAATCCATGGCAAAATATGAAGCAGAAGGAAATGGAGAAATCTCATTTGAAGAAGGAGTTATACTGGAAGTGTTGGATAAAACAGATGGATGGTGGTTAGTGAGGGTGGGAACCAGTGAAGGCTGGGCACCAGTAACATACATTGCACCCTGTGGGGTGGGAGACAGACCACCCTCTCCTGTGTGTGACTCTGGATTTACCTCCCCTGAAGAGGGAAGCAACTCTGTGACGTCTGTGAAATATAGAACTTGTGCGGAGTTTGTACCCGAGAGCGAAACAGAGCTTGGCTTTAAAGAAGGCTTGGTGGTGGAAGTGCTGGACGCATCTGAAGATGACTGGTGGTATGCAAGGGTTGATGGGAAGGAAGGATGGGTACCTGCCGAGTATCTGGAGGAGGTGTGA
- the LOC105345401 gene encoding SH3 and PX domain-containing protein 2A isoform X5 gives MKSADSSQLSFGSIFARIKSSFSKTSDSRKKKATFDTASKISEPRLGEQYRAIADYTKEDKWDLNLKAGTEVEVIEKTESGWWFVHVQDQQGWVPSTYLKRADGGKEELGERARPGEEEQYICTEDYFPSNPDEVTLDRGTVVEVIQKNLDGWWWVRQNGKEGWAPATYMMKAEKAHMERVARASGVQIVGKLEDISDLMQDEDGDDSWDDEPDPPPRPIRNYLSQKSRSLERGGSLRPPPRQNSIKNIKVDIKPPKVTKSQYVTIADFTDTVGDGISFSRGESVEVKEKTADGWWFVSIGGKEGWAPSTFIESKEMDAIPEDNHVCNVSNDAYSEVAIESSDDEDYEHPEATPAHTNAYEEVDYEVPVKSPGEGEKPRFSISELQNKLKPGFVNDRPSSAPPKQVDRRLMKNQNAAIKRPTSKPPPPPVAMATSNDSKTGPPPIDRSSLAAALKTRNGSKPSEEVSKPGLEAQSSNSSSDSDKKPILPPKLAVVPSSAGRKSPSPLTKQVPRERIHSDGGNNLAELLKAKFESRKTMVDESGNTEDANFNTYPKKSGVQISQLPISQTKSNPEFTDKSLTGKPAVLPKGDRLRNHLKPPNKNEGAQKRFSMQEESSELTNALQARLRRQSNVEVTTSQHYSAVEKPKKSFPTKPLIPEKTVSEDKKPMVPPKIMVKKTEGKENSVAAVPKSRFEPGSKGGWKKESTKPKSKPPVLAKPKKPTFPKEETKTVVPGENNNEPPVKSGFAKELASKLSSNIGGKQDTNAEVKPPIPKKSPIVQKVYSSKVENNVKEVTSMKSSVQAYKSMAKYEAEGNGEISFEEGVILEVLDKTDGWWLVRVGTSEGWAPVTYIAPCGVGDRPPSPVCDSGFTSPEEGSNSVTSVKYRTCAEFVPESETELGFKEGLVVEVLDASEDDWWYARVDGKEGWVPAEYLEEV, from the exons GCTGGTGGTTTGTCCATGTTCAGGATCAGCAAGGATGGGTGCCCAGTACCTACCTCAAACGGGCCGACGGTGGCAAAGAGGAGCTCGGGGAGAGGGCAAGGCCGGGGGAAG AGGAGCAGTATATCTGCACTGAGGATTACTTTCCCTCCAACCCAGACGAGGTCACTCTAGACAGAGGAACAGTGGTGGAGGTCATTCAGAAAAACCTGGATGGCTGGTGGTGGGTCAG ACAAAACGGAAAAGAAGGATGGGCACCTGCCACGTACATGATGAAGGCAGAGAAAGCCCACATGGAGCGGGTTGCCCGGGCCTCTGGTGTACAGATAGTGGGCAAGCTGGAGGACATCAGCGACCTGATGCAGGACGAGGATGGAGATGATTCCTGGGACGATGAGCCAGACCCCCCACCCCGACCCATCAGAAACTACCTGTCCCAAAAATCACGGTCCCTGGAGAGGGGAGGGTCCCTTCGACCACCCCCTAGACAGAACTCTATTAAAAAT ATAAAAGTGGACATTAAACCTCCCAAGGTGACCAAGTCTCAGTATGTAACTATCGCTGATTTCACAGACACTGTGGGGGATGGCATCAGCTTCTCTAGAGGCGAAAGTGTGGag GTTAAAGAGAAGACGGCTGATGGATGGTGGTTTGTTAGTATTGGGGGTAAGGAAGGATGGGCCCCCTCCACCTTCATAGAGAGCAAGGAAATGGATGCTATACCAGAG GATAATCATGTATGTAATGTAAGCAATGATGCCTATTCAGAAGTGGCAATAGAAAGTAGCGATGACGAAGATTATGAACATCCTGAAGCCACTCCCGCCCATACAAATGCATACGAGGAGGTCGATTATGAGGTCCCAGTGAAAAGTCCAGGGGAGGGAGAAAAACCCAGATTTTCTATCTCTGAACTGCAGAATAAACTCAAACCAGGATTTGTCAATGATAGACCATCCTCTGCTCCACCAAAACAAGTAGATAGGAGATTGATGAAGAACCAGAATGCTGCCATTAAGCGACCCACTTCTAAACCACCACCTCCACCGGTTGCCATGGCGACCAGTAATGATAGCAAAACAGGCCCACCACCCATTGATCGATCTTCACTTGCAGCTGCATTGAAAACTAGGAATGGTTCCAAACCATCAGAGGAGGTCTCAAAGCCTGGGCTTGAGGCTCAGTCGTCCAATTCCAGTTCTGACTCAGACAAGAAGCCCATTCTTCCTCCAAAGCTAGCAGTTGTACCCAGCAGTGCTGGAAGAAAATCCCCAAGTCCATTGACAAAACAAGTGCCAAGGGAGAGAATACACAGTGATGGAGGGAATAATTTAGCTGAACTTCTGAAGGCAAAGTTTGAATCTCGAAAGACAATGGTAGATGAAAGTGGTAATACAGAGGATGCAAATTTTAACACTTACCCTAAAAAGTCAGGTGTACAAATTTCCCAGCTGCCAATTtcacaaacaaaatcaaatccaGAATTTACAGATAAATCTTTGACAGGAAAGCCAGCTGTACTGCCCAAAGGTGATAGACTAAGGAATCATCTTAAACCACCCAATAAGAATGAAGGGGCCCAGAAAAGATTCAGTATGCAGGAAGAAAGCTCAGAGTTGACTAATGCTTTACAAGCTAGGTTAAGGAGACAATCAAATGTAGAAGTGACTACATCACAACACTATAGTGCCGTGGAAAAACCAAAGAAATCATTTCCAACGAAGCCTTTGATTCCAGAAAAGACTGTTAGTGAGGATAAAAAGCCAATGGTTCCTCCTAAGATAATGGTGAAAAAGACTGAAGGAAAAGAGAATTCTGTGGCAGCAGTGCCAAAGTCAAGGTTTGAACCAGGATCAAAGGGAGGTTGGAAGAAAGAATCCACTAAACCGAAATCAAAACCACCAGTTCTGGCTAAACCTAAAAAACCAACCTTCCCTAAAGAAGAAACAAAAACTGTGGTTCCTGGGGAGAATAATAATGAGCCTCCAGTTAAATCTGGTTTTGCAAAAGAATTGGCTTCAAAACTTTCTTCCAACATTGGTGGGAAACAAGACACAAATGCTGAAGTTAAACCTCCAATTCCTAAAAAATCACCAATTGTTCAAAAAGTTTATAGTTCAAAGGTTGAAAACAATGTGAAAGAAGTGACATCTATGAAATCTTCTGTTCAAGCTTACAAATCCATGGCAAAATATGAAGCAGAAGGAAATGGAGAAATCTCATTTGAAGAAGGAGTTATACTGGAAGTGTTGGATAAAACAGATGGATGGTGGTTAGTGAGGGTGGGAACCAGTGAAGGCTGGGCACCAGTAACATACATTGCACCCTGTGGGGTGGGAGACAGACCACCCTCTCCTGTGTGTGACTCTGGATTTACCTCCCCTGAAGAGGGAAGCAACTCTGTGACGTCTGTGAAATATAGAACTTGTGCGGAGTTTGTACCCGAGAGCGAAACAGAGCTTGGCTTTAAAGAAGGCTTGGTGGTGGAAGTGCTGGACGCATCTGAAGATGACTGGTGGTATGCAAGGGTTGATGGGAAGGAAGGATGGGTACCTGCCGAGTATCTGGAGGAGGTGTGA